ATCTGGTGGGCTCTCCGCTGGAGCCGCAGCAGGCCATCACTACGCTGTTCGTGGAGCAGCCGAAGCGTCAATTTCTGCCAGCGATCTTTGCCGGCACCGCTGCATCCACCGATGGCACATTGATGGGCGCAGCGGGCGCCTTGCTGGAGCATGTGAAGGTCTACTCGCAGCGCCTGCACCATGAGCGCGCGCATGAGATATCCGGACTGCAGCAGTTCCTGGTGCTGATGCGCGTTATGCTGTTACGCACAATGCGTGCCCGTCTGGCTCTGGCCATCCAACTGATCCATCATACGCTGTGCGGCCTGTTCTTTGGCCTGATATTCTTCCAGCTTGGCAATCAGGGTGCACGCATGTTCGACCATCTCAAGTTCTGCATTGGCGCCGTGCTCATGATTGTCTACACCCAAGTGATGGTGCCCATACTTAGCTGTAAGTGCTAGATAAAATGCCAATATAGTTCTGTCTCACTCACTCTGGCCATTATCGCTCTGCCAGATCCCGCCGACGTCAAGGTGGTCAAAAAGGAGACCTTCAATCGCTGGTATACCCTTATGCCCTACTATATGGCGCTCAGCATATCGCGTCTGCCGCTGCAGGTGCTCCTCAATCTCACCTTTATGGCCATGACCTACTGGATGTCCGGGCTGCCGGAGCAGCTCTGGCGgttttgcatatttgttgCCGTCGGACTGATGATCTCGCTGGTGGCTGAGGGCATGGGCCTGGCCATTGGCGCTACCTTCAGCATAACAGTAAGTGCAGGTTGCATGAAATACTGCTGCATATTTTCAGGCGCAcgcataaaaatattatatcgTCCGATAAGCTATATAAAGGCCAGATCGGGCCTTATCTAACCGAGCCATTCATggttatatatatctttttttttatcgcatatttaacattaaatattttgttttccatcGCAGAATGGCAGCGTGGTGGGTCCTATGATTATAGCACCGCTCATGGGCCTCGCTATTTATGGCTTTGATTTTGCGTCTCAAATCCCCGGAGGCATGAATCTATTGATGAAGTTTAGCTATGTGCGCGTGGGTGTGGTGGCCTTAATATTGACCGTGTTCGGATTTCAGCGGGAGGAGCTGGACTGCGATGACATCTACTGCCATTTTAGCGATCCGCGAGTGCTGCTCAAGTTCTTGGACGTGGACAAGGTATCGATACTGCACCAGTTCGGTCTGCTGGCCATGCTGATGATCTTCTTCCGGGTGCTCGTGTACATCAGTTTGCGCAAGCGCTGTTACACATGAGCAGCTCGGATGCAATGGAATTTGCTATactacaatatatgtatagttATAGCAAAAGTCTATGCTGTGATTTGGATTTATACACAAATAGTGCTGGTGCCTATCTAGTAATAGAAATAACTAACAGTTTGTACATACTCCTAACTGCTAAATGTATTATGTGCACAG
The sequence above is a segment of the Drosophila virilis strain 15010-1051.87 chromosome 3, Dvir_AGI_RSII-ME, whole genome shotgun sequence genome. Coding sequences within it:
- the LOC6623724 gene encoding ATP-binding cassette subfamily G member 4, producing MEQTRSMLSKQSKDVEFQDVFYTVDQRTNFFRVSGQRQILKGVSGSFRNGQLSAIMGPSGAGKSSLLNAISGFRRTGVKGSIKIKRDNACYITQDDHHQTLLTVEELMNLSYDLKLKQRHKKEEILTEILKNLNLNNRRNVTAEKLSGGERKRLSIALELVDNPNIFFLDEPTSGLDEVTAAQCIRLLKEMAREGRTIVCTIHQPSATIYNYFDSIYVLAKGQCVFQGSPQATIPFLRLAQIDCPRHYSPSDYIIEVIDAEEGQLVPLLSELTDNGKLTYRAKQTDLVGSPLEPQQAITTLFVEQPKRQFLPAIFAGTAASTDGTLMGAAGALLEHVKVYSQRLHHERAHEISGLQQFLVLMRVMLLRTMRARLALAIQLIHHTLCGLFFGLIFFQLGNQGARMFDHLKFCIGAVLMIVYTQVMVPILSYPADVKVVKKETFNRWYTLMPYYMALSISRLPLQVLLNLTFMAMTYWMSGLPEQLWRFCIFVAVGLMISLVAEGMGLAIGATFSITNGSVVGPMIIAPLMGLAIYGFDFASQIPGGMNLLMKFSYVRVGVVALILTVFGFQREELDCDDIYCHFSDPRVLLKFLDVDKVSILHQFGLLAMLMIFFRVLVYISLRKRCYT